From Desulfallas thermosapovorans DSM 6562:
ATGAATTCGGAGCGGTAGCCGAACAGTCCCCGGGTGGGTATGTGGAAGACCAGGCGCACCCGCCCGTCACCTTTGTGCTGCATGTTGATCAGTTCGCTTTTGCGGGGTCCCAGGCGCTCCATGACGATACCAACGTATTCCTCCGGTATATCCAAGGTCAATTCCTCCACCGGTTCACTTCTCACCCCGTCGATGATTCGCTCCACCACTTGCGGGCGGGAGATTTCAAACTCATAACCCTCCCGGCGCAGGTTCTCTATCAATATGGAAAGGTGCAACTCGCCCCGGCCGGATACCAAAAATGTGTCCGGTGTACCGGTAGCGGCCACGCGCAGGCTGACGTCCGATTCCGATTCCCGAAAAAGCCTTTCGCCCAGTTTGCGGGAAGTGACGTAAGTGCCCTCCTGCCCGGCAAAGGGGCTTTTATTGACATGAAAGGCCACCGCCATAGTGGGCTCGTCAATGTTTACAAAGCTTAAGGGTACGGGATTCTCCGGGTCGGCTATGGTGTTGCCCACGTTAATATCCAAAAGGCCGGTTACCACCACTATGTCTCCGGTAACGGCTTTCTCCACGGGGACCTTTTTCAGCCCGCTGAAGACAAACAGCCCGGTTACCCGCTGTCGCTGCATCTCACCGCCGGGTTTGAGCACGGCAACTTCCTGCTTTAGACTGATGGTGCCGTTATGGATGCGGCCAATGGCCTGCCTGCCCAGGTAGGGGTCGTAATCAATCAAGGTGACGCCCAGCTGCAAAGGGGCATGTGGTTCGCCCTTGGGGGCAGGGATTCTCTGCACGATAATGTCAAAGAGCGGCTTTAAGTCCCGCCCCGGGATGCTAGGGTCCAGGGTGGCCGTACCGGTGCGGGCATTGGTGTAAATGACCGGAAATTCCAGCTGGTCGTCGCTGGCCTCCAGCTCAATAAATAAATCCAGTACTTCATCTAGTACTTCTCCGGGCCGGGCATGCAGCCGGTCTATTTTATTTATCACTACAATAGGGGCCAGGCCGGCTTCCAGTGCTTTGCGCAGTACAAAACGAGTCTGAGGCATGGGGCCTTCAAAGGCGTCCACCAATAGCAAAACCCCGTCCACCATCTGGACAATGCGTTCCACTTCGCCGCCAAAGTCGGCATGGCCTGGGGTGTCCACGATATTAAGCTTATG
This genomic window contains:
- the typA gene encoding translational GTPase TypA; amino-acid sequence: MEKNMIRNLAIIAHVDHGKTTLVDGMLKQSGVFHEKQVIEERVMDRNELERERGITIMAKNTAVQYGQHKLNIVDTPGHADFGGEVERIVQMVDGVLLLVDAFEGPMPQTRFVLRKALEAGLAPIVVINKIDRLHARPGEVLDEVLDLFIELEASDDQLEFPVIYTNARTGTATLDPSIPGRDLKPLFDIIVQRIPAPKGEPHAPLQLGVTLIDYDPYLGRQAIGRIHNGTISLKQEVAVLKPGGEMQRQRVTGLFVFSGLKKVPVEKAVTGDIVVVTGLLDINVGNTIADPENPVPLSFVNIDEPTMAVAFHVNKSPFAGQEGTYVTSRKLGERLFRESESDVSLRVAATGTPDTFLVSGRGELHLSILIENLRREGYEFEISRPQVVERIIDGVRSEPVEELTLDIPEEYVGIVMERLGPRKSELINMQHKGDGRVRLVFHIPTRGLFGYRSEFMTDTKGLGIIHHAFHHYAPYQGEIYTRSRGSLVAFETGESTTYGLENAQERGELFIGPGVPVYRGMVVGEHARPGDLVINVCKKKQLSNIRSSTAEISTKLTPPRPMSLEQCMEFIADDELLEVTPKSLRMRKQSV